TTCCACTGTCGAGGATCCTGAGACTGCAGGACGATCATCATCAACGCCGCTGCGCTTGCCAGGCCACCAAATGCCAAGCCTTGCTTCCATCTCATTTTGGGACCAACCAGCCGATGCAGCCAGTACAGCCACAGGCCAACAATCGGACAGGCCACATGAGCCCAGTACATCGTTGCCCTTGCCGCCGGGTGCTTCAGGTCGAGGACGCCTTCGATACGCACAAGTGCAAAGCCACTTAGCAGGATCACAATGCAAACGGCAAACAGGGCGTAGCCGATATTGACCGTGCGGCGGATTTTGCGGTCTTTGGTGTTTCGCATGTGCAGGATGCCGAATGCCAGAAACGGCACAACGATCATCAGCCCGACGATGATGTGCATCAGGAACATGCAGATGTAGAAGTAGTCCTGATACGTTTGATGCGTCCACCATTCCAGCGTCTTCACGCCGATCAGGTACGCGCTGTTTGCGGCGATCAGCGCCAGCAGTACCAGCATGATGTTGAAGACAATGCGCAGACGCGGTCCAATCGCCTTGCGAACGATTTTCTTTTCCGCTGGCGCACGATCAGGCGCAGCGGATGCAGTTTCAGAAGTCATGGAAGATGCAATTCACCATGCGGCCAGTTTCAAATGGCCACAGACATTGAAGCGTACGGATCAGCGCAGAACGAACTCGCACTGATCAACGAAGGGAACTTCAAACGGTGAATTCTGGTGGACGAAGCATTCGCAGAGGGAACCCTCGTCGCTGCGTTGGCGCGATTTCTCGCACACGCATGGCTGAGCGATTTGCGACTGGTGCCGTCGTCTTTGCAGGCGTCAGGCCATCATTGACACTCACGCTCGAACCGATCACTGGCAGGTCTCGCTGCGGAAAATCCTGCTTCTGGCGGCAATGCGGCCCGGAACAGGGCTGCGGCTTCGATTCCGTTGCGGGGGCGGCTTCTGTTTTGTCGTGTACCGAAGCATGCATCGGCTTGCTGTGCTTCGTGTACAAATATTCGCCACACGAAGCCTGAGCGAACGATGTCGCAAACATCGCCAGGCAGATTATCGTCAGAGTTTTGACAGAATTCTGAATCATCCGGGCTGCCGTCGGAGCAAAAATACAAGCCGCTCTCAGCATGTTACGCTATCGCACGCTGTTTTGTGAGTTGGAATTCGTCAAAAATCACTGATACAACTTGTTTTAACCCGCAGCCGCGGGCGCAGGCAGTGCCGTCACGCGTGTTTATGAGTTGGCAGCTTCCGCTGCAATTCCACTCCCTTCAACGACACCTGTGCCTGCGGCTACCGGTTAAACGACTAGCCGCGGACACACTTCGCAAGGCATTTGAGATGACGGGAAAGAAGAAATGGTTTGCCCTGGGATGTTTGCCGATCGCGATCGGCGCGGCCGTCATGTTGGGCGGTGCCGTACAGCAGGCTCGGAATGCCGCGAAGAAGACAGCCGACAAGTGAAACCTGAAAACAATTAGTCTCGCGCTCGCGAACTACCATGATCAATACGGCTGCTATCCGCCGCCGTATATTGCTGATGAAAACGGAAAGCCGATGCATAGTTGGCGAGTCCTGTTGCTCCCGTATTTGGATCAACGCCAACTGTACGAGCAATACGATTTTTCGAAACCGTGGGACAGCCCAGGTAACTTGCAGCTCGCGGCGAGACGCCCTCGCACCTACCTGTTGCACGGCGTCGATGATGATGGCGGAATCGCGACGAATTATCTTGCCGTCGTCGGGGAAGGCACGCCGTGGCCAGCTGGTCGTATGATGACTCACGAAATGATGGAAGAAACGGCTGGCCGGACAATCCGCGTCGTCGAGAATGTGGGCAGCGGAATTTTGTGGACGGAGCCGCGTGACCTGGATTTCAGCACGATGCCGATGACGTTGAAGGATTATCCGGCCGACGGAATCAGCAGTTGGCTGCAGCCTCCCGCCGTAGCGATGGTGGACGGCAGCACCGTCACGCTAAGCATGGAATTGACCGAAGACGAAGTCCGCAACATGCTGCTGATAGACAGTGATCAGGAACTCCCGGGTGGCGCACAAGAGATTGAAGACGGGCGTGATCGGCCAATTAAGGAGTGAGCGTCGATGGCAGTCGTTTGCCGTCATCGCAAAACCTGCGTAGAGTTTCGTCAAAAGTCGGCGCGACTTTGACTAAGAACCCCTAACCAAACCTGTGTGAGCCGCGACGTTTGTGGTTTCGTTTCAGGCAAGAAGTGAGGAGGCGGCGACAAATGTCGTCGACGACGAACGCCGCCGCCTGAGGCGGAACCACAAGCGGCCGGAGGGTTGTGACGACAGTAGCCGATCTGCGGCGTCAGCGCTCCTCGACGACATCTGTCGCCTCGTCACTATTCCTTGCATCTCGACCACTGTCGTCACAACGCGGCCACACAGGTTTTGTTAGGGGTTCTAAAACCGAATCGTCACGACAACTCCACTTTCTGAACGGGACAGTTCGCCATGCGTACCCTTCCACTTGCATTCGCCCTTTGTCTTTCCAGCCACGTGGCGTTCGCTCAGGAGCCGTTTCACGAAACGCTCACGTCGACCGCCGAATCCGTGAACGATGAAATCTGGTCTGCCGACAGCCGACAAGTCACGCCCAACTGCGAACACGATTGGTCAATCACGAAAGAAACGTTGCGAGGCGGACGGCAGGAAGGCGTGGATATCATCACCGTCGACAACGGGGTGATGCAGATTGTCCTGTGCCCGACTCGCGGCATGGGCATCCTGAAAGTCACATCGGGTGACCTGCAACTAAAATGGGATAGTCCGGTCAAAGAGGTGGTGAACCCTCAGTTCGTGAATCTCGCCAGTCGAGGTGGGCTTGGCTGGTTGGAAGGCTTCAACGAATTTCTGTGCCGTTGCGGTTTGGAAAACAACGGGCACCCCGGCACAGATAAATTCATCAACAACGTCGGCGACGAAGCCGAGATGGAACTGACTCTGCACGGCAAAATTGCCAACATTCCTGCCAGCAAGGTGGAAGTCGTCGTTGATCGGAAACCACCGTTTGCGTTGCGAGTGAAGGGGCAGGTGTATGAATCGTTTCTGTTTGGTCCGAAGCTACAGCTTCAGACAGAATTGGTTGTGTTGCCCGGCGAAAACACCTTCCAGCTGAACGATACGATCACAAATAAGGGAGCTCAGGAACAGGAATTCCAGCTGTTATACCACGCGAATTTCGGCAGTCCGCTGCTGGCCGCAGGAGCGGAAGTGCTGGTGCCGACTCACAACGTGACGCCGTTTAATGATCACGCCGCTGCTGGCATGAAAAACTGGTCGAAATATGAGGGCCCGACGGCCGGATTTGTTGAGCAGGTTTATCTGTTGAAACCGAAGGCCGATCACAATGGCCACACGATGGCGCTACTGGTCAACCGCGCAACGGCTCAGGCGGCTTCGATCGGCTGGTCAATAAAGCAGCTTCCGTATCTAACTGTCTGGAAGAACACCGGCGCGGCGGCCGACGGCTACGTGACTGGTATCGAGCCCGGTACTAACTACCCCAACAACCGAAGCGTGGAACGGGAAGCGGGACGCGTCCCCAAACTGGCCCCGGGTGAAAGTCGCGAAATGACGCTGACGTTTGGTCTTCATTCGGGAGGGAATGCAGTCGAGGCAGCGATCAACCAGATAACGGTTTTGCAGATGTCCGGGCAGGGGATCGACAGTCCGAATTCAACAACCACACCACGACAATGACGCCAGCACCCACGGTCGCTTCACCGCCGGTCAGCCGCTGGTTCGCGTGCAAATTAGGCTTGGCCACGTTCGCTGTTGTGGCGGCAGTTCTTTTTGCGTGGGTCAGTCTTCGCTTCGGATTGAATGCACCGCCGTCGACTTCCGGCGACGAACCCAGTTACGATTCCATTGCCTGGGAACTATGCCACGGCGACGGCTTTGCGATCGATTACTCTGACGCGGAATTTCGAACACCGTACGACACAGCGGCGCAGACTCAGCCTGAGCTATTCGACTTGCCATCAACGCAGCAGGGCCCGGTCGCCTTTCGCCCGCCGCTGATGCCGGTCATCACGGCCGCCGGGAATCTGGTGTTCGGTCGGCAGTTCTACGTGCTTCGTAGCCTGAACATTCTGCTGATGGCCGCGACTGCCGGATTCGTTGCGTGGTACGTGAGTCGCGAGGTTGGGTTGCTGGCGGCTGCGTTCGCTGTGCTGCTGCTGTGTGTCGATGTGAGGACTCGTCTGTACGCTCGAGCATTGCTAACCGAACCGCTGGCCTGCCTGCTGGCGACGCTGCTGACATTGCTGTCGCTTCGATTGTGCAAACAGTTTCGGTATCGGGAGGTCGCCTTGGCCGGACTGGTGACCGGACTTTCGGTTGCGACGCGGTCAATTGTCGTGCTGTGGCTTCCCGGGTTGGTGCTCATCCTGTTGCTTATTCAGCGGCGGACGCATCGTGCAAGCTTGTGGAATACTGCTCAAGGCGGCGTGGTTTTCCTGAGTTGCGTTTTTCTGACAGTGCTGCCATGGGCCGTCAGAAACGTGTTGCTGCTAGACCGGTTCGCTCCGCTGGGGACTCAGGGGTTGATGGAACTTTCCGCTGGCTACAGCGACGTCGCGTGGCAGCATTTTGGTGTGTGGCAGAATCTGTCCAGCAGTGACTTCTTTGCTGACGCTGACCTCGAGGGGAAAACTGGCGTTGCCAAAGAACTGGCGATCGCAGACGCGAGCAAAGCCAAAGCCGGAGAATGGATTCGCTCTAACACGGCGAAGCTGCCCGCGTTGGCAGCGATGAAAGTGTACAGTGAATTCCGGCCGCACAATTTGGTGGAAGGCCTGGTGCTGTTGCTCGCCTCAATCGGCGCGGTCGGTTCCTGGCGGTCGACGGCGACACGAATTCTTGTTGGACTGTTGCTGACCAATGCGAGTGCTGTGGCGTTAACGTGGTCGGTAGAAGGTCGCTTTGTGGTGCCTCAGTTGTTTGTGCTATATGCGTTGTGCGGCATCGGTGTCGGCAGATTCACCGGTTGGTTTCGGCAGCCGGCGCAGCAGCCTTCCTGAGTTGCTGCCAGCGCTCGAATAGCAGTGTATCCATCTTTAATTCAATCGGGTTCTGGAATTCCATGTCGACTTCCGATACCACCAGCCCCGCGAAATTGTGGTCGGCCAGAATGTCGAAAATGCCCATGCAGAATTCGCGTGATGTGTACATCGGTCGGTGCTCAAGCGGGCCCGGCAGGTAGCCCGGCATGTGGACATGTACGACGCATTCTGCGGCCCGCTGAAAGATGTTGCTTACGACGTCGAACATTTTTTCTAACGGTGCGTCCTGAAGGCTAAACTTCCAGATGTGTTCCATATCCAAAGTGACCGAACCGTGACGCAGAGCCCATTCAACAAGTTCGTCTGGCGGGACTCGCATGGTTTCAACTCCCAACACGATGTTCGGATGAATGGCTTTCACCAAATCGCCGTAGCGCTTCATCATGGGCGGGTGGATGACCACTGCAGACACGCTTAGTTCATCAAACAATCGGCAACAGGCCTGCAAATGGTCGGCAGATAGTTCCGGCTTATTGGGGAAGTGCATGGCGTAGTTCATGTCGAATCGCCGCGCCATCGCGATCACTTCGTCTGCTTGCTCAAGCACTGCTGCGTTCAGATACAGTTCCGCGTTGCGGAATCCAGCGTCGAATGCCTGCTGAAACGCTTCTGGCTGCGGTAAGAATTTAGTGGCGAGTTTTAGCATGGCGGGACTCTTGTCGTTTGGTGTTGCAGTCCGAAGGCGGCAGTGTTGAACGTGGGCTTGGAACTGAGTGGCTAAGGCAGGCAAATCATGCCTTCAGCGTAAAACGAACCGCCGATACTTTTTCCGTCGTCTGTCGTGGCGTGACTGCTCGACACTTGTCTCCGTTCCGTCCGTAATCTGCGAAGCCGCTGTTTAGTCATCGGGTGGCCACGCAGGCGATGTGCGGGAACACTGTGAAATTGCGACTTGCGACGCCAAATTGGGTTTCAGGCAGCTGGATATGGTTGTCGGGGGACAAGGCCCGACTGGAAGTGCCCTGCAGGATGTCGCCACACAGATTCACCGGCAGATTGAGCCGGTTTTTATCTGCGCGTATCTGTCGTTGGAAGAATGAGGCTATGTCGCTGATAGCCAGCAACGCGGCCATCAGCTTGCCGAAGATCATGCTCGTTTTCGGCGTGGTTGTCTCACTGTATTTTGGTGTCAGCACGTTTAGGCTCGCCGAAACCTATTTACTGTGCGACCCGGATTGCGTGCCAGAAAGCACGACGGCATTCAACATTGCGACGGCGTCTCTACTACGAATTTGCATGTAGTTCGGCAGTTTCTGTTGATATTTACTGGGATTGCACGTGCTGGAACTGCAACAATTTCTGCGTTCGATATGCTGATGAACAACTGCGAAACATTGTGCGAGTTTATTCTCGCCATTTTCGTCAAAATGCATTCTTCATCCGAGTGCCGTTGGCTTGCAAAACAGCACTCTGTCAACGGCATTGTCTCAAAGGCCACCTGCATGCCATATCCACCGATTTACAACTCAATGCGACAGATCTGCCGCTGCCTCGTCGTCCTGATTCTGATGCTGTTTGTCACTCAGGCTCAAGTGTCGGCCGACTCCTTCGAGTTCCAAAAAGACGACGTTGTTGCCATCTACGGCAACGGGCTGGCGGACCGCATGCAGCACGATCCGTGGGTTGAAACTGTCCTTCAGGCCCACCTGAAGGGGATGAATGTTCGGTTTCGGAATATGAGTTTCTCCGGCGACATGGTGAACCAGCGGCCTCGCAACAAAGGCTTCACGAACGATATGGAATACCTGCAGCATGTGGCTCCGAGCGTCGTCTTCATCATGTACGGCTACAACGAATCGCATGCCGGACCGAGTGGTGCGAAGGCGTACCAGGACGAACTGGTTAGTCTGGTCGAAAAGTATCGAGCGTTACGCAAAGAGAAAGGTGTCGACGCGAGATTCGTTTTGTTCAGCCCGATCGCCTATGAAAACACGGGCAGTCCGCACCTTCCGGACGGAATCCAACTGAATGCCAATTTGAAAGCGTTTACCGAGGCCACTCGCCAGGCCGCCACTGCGGCGAAGGCAACATTCGTCGATCTGTATTCGCCGACACTGCAACTGTTCGAATCCACTGAGGCACAACAGACGTTGAACGGGATCCATTTGAATGCGACTGGCTACCGAAACCTTGCTGGCATCATATCGCAGCGTTTGCTGAACAAGCCCGCGCCGACAGCGAAAGAGCTTACCCAACTGTATGCTGCTGTTGAGGACAAGAACTGGCACTGGCACAACCGGTATCGAGCGACGGACGGAAATGATGTCTGGGGATCGCGATCAGTTCTAAGCTTTGTTGACGGTCAGACAAATGCAGAAGTGCTGACGCACGAGCTCAAAATGCTCGATCAGATGACTGCGAATCGCGACGTCGTAATTTGGGCGGCCGCCGAGGGCAGGCAGATCGCTGCGGATGACAGCAACGTTCCTCCACCGATTGAAGTGATCTCAAACGTGGGCGGCGGGAGTCGCAGTTCGAGCGCCGAAAAAGAAGGCAGCACCGACTATCTTAGTCCGGAAGAAAGCCTCGCGAAAATTAATGTGCCTGATGGCTTTGAGCTGAACATCTTCGCTTCGGAAGTTCAGTTTCCGGATCTGGCCAATCCTGTGCAGATGCAGGTCGATGCAAAAGGGCGGCTTTGGGCGGCGAGCTGGAATTCGTATCCGAAATGGGAACCCGGTCAGGAACTCAAAGACAGCCTGATGATCTTTGAAGACACCGATCATGACGGTGTCGCCGACAAGCGAAAGATCTTCGCTCACGTGCACAACCCGCTCGGATTCGAATTTTGGGGTGGCGGTGTTGTGGTCACTTCTGGTCCGGATCTTCTCTTTCTGAAGGATACCGACGGTGACGACAAAGCCGATGTTCGCTATCCGCTGCTTCAGGGGCTGGGCACTTCAGACACTCATCACGCCGCGAATAATCTAATCTATGGACCGGACGGCGGCATCTATTGGCAGAGTGGTATCTTCCTGGTTCACAACCACGAAACGCCGTGGAAGCGGAATCTCACCACCGGCGGATCGGGGATGTATCGATTCGATCCTCGCACATTTGCGATCACTCCAATCGCTGCGAACAGTCCTAATCCGCATGGGATCAGTTTTGACCGCTGGGGCTATTGTTACGCCAACGACGGGACGGGCGGCAAGTCGTATCAGGTGCGCCCGCATGAGAATGGCTTCCGCATGCACACTCTGTTGACGAA
This DNA window, taken from Fuerstiella marisgermanici, encodes the following:
- a CDS encoding glycosyltransferase family 39 protein → MTPAPTVASPPVSRWFACKLGLATFAVVAAVLFAWVSLRFGLNAPPSTSGDEPSYDSIAWELCHGDGFAIDYSDAEFRTPYDTAAQTQPELFDLPSTQQGPVAFRPPLMPVITAAGNLVFGRQFYVLRSLNILLMAATAGFVAWYVSREVGLLAAAFAVLLLCVDVRTRLYARALLTEPLACLLATLLTLLSLRLCKQFRYREVALAGLVTGLSVATRSIVVLWLPGLVLILLLIQRRTHRASLWNTAQGGVVFLSCVFLTVLPWAVRNVLLLDRFAPLGTQGLMELSAGYSDVAWQHFGVWQNLSSSDFFADADLEGKTGVAKELAIADASKAKAGEWIRSNTAKLPALAAMKVYSEFRPHNLVEGLVLLLASIGAVGSWRSTATRILVGLLLTNASAVALTWSVEGRFVVPQLFVLYALCGIGVGRFTGWFRQPAQQPS
- a CDS encoding aldose 1-epimerase family protein is translated as MRTLPLAFALCLSSHVAFAQEPFHETLTSTAESVNDEIWSADSRQVTPNCEHDWSITKETLRGGRQEGVDIITVDNGVMQIVLCPTRGMGILKVTSGDLQLKWDSPVKEVVNPQFVNLASRGGLGWLEGFNEFLCRCGLENNGHPGTDKFINNVGDEAEMELTLHGKIANIPASKVEVVVDRKPPFALRVKGQVYESFLFGPKLQLQTELVVLPGENTFQLNDTITNKGAQEQEFQLLYHANFGSPLLAAGAEVLVPTHNVTPFNDHAAAGMKNWSKYEGPTAGFVEQVYLLKPKADHNGHTMALLVNRATAQAASIGWSIKQLPYLTVWKNTGAAADGYVTGIEPGTNYPNNRSVEREAGRVPKLAPGESREMTLTFGLHSGGNAVEAAINQITVLQMSGQGIDSPNSTTTPRQ
- a CDS encoding DUF1559 domain-containing protein, yielding MSLALANYHDQYGCYPPPYIADENGKPMHSWRVLLLPYLDQRQLYEQYDFSKPWDSPGNLQLAARRPRTYLLHGVDDDGGIATNYLAVVGEGTPWPAGRMMTHEMMEETAGRTIRVVENVGSGILWTEPRDLDFSTMPMTLKDYPADGISSWLQPPAVAMVDGSTVTLSMELTEDEVRNMLLIDSDQELPGGAQEIEDGRDRPIKE